CCATAAATAGAACATAAATTAAACTTAAAATAATGACCAGTTTTCTGTTCATTTTATTCACCTCACGTTATACATTTGGTTTTCTTACATACGAATAAATGGCCACTATTAGACCACCAGCTAACCCACAGAGCAAGTCTAGCATTGTATCTGTATTTCCTCCACGTTGCATGGTGTGTGTAATAGGAGTCAGGTCTCCTAAAAATTCATAAACCTCCCAAATCACACTTGCTAAAACTGCTAGAGAAAGAACAAAAATAGAAAGTATCCACTTCGATAGCTCATCTCGTACTTTAACTGGAATCCATATTTTATACAAGGTTATGCCGGCAAGAGCAATATATATTCCTTTATAGAAGTGAAGGGTAGAGTCCCACCATTTATAATGGAGATAAAAACTTGATATTGATCCTAGAAACAAGGAACAAAAAATGAAGAGATAATATCCCAATATAAGGGGGATATTAAAAGGAATGTTTTTTTTAAATAACAATAGAAGTGGAAGGGCACTTACAAAGATACCCCCAGTAGCTACCTGCCATCTGGATGAATCCCCTTTAATTAAGTAGTTCAATACCAGAGAAATCATAAAAATAATAAAAGCCATACTTAAGATAAGGATTAATTTTCGTTTCATGTATTCACCCCGTAATAAAACACTCTTTACAATTATGTCCAATAAAAAAAATTGAAATCATTAATTTAATTCTCGCATCCCAATCTATTAAAAGGTATATTGAAATTGATGATAGAAACAATTGTATTGACTGAATAGGTGGAGGATTCTATGCAAAAAGCACAAATACCAACATACGAACGGATTGCAATAGATTTAGCCAACAGAATATATGATGGAAAGTTTAAAGTAGGAGAAAAAATTCATGGAAGGTCCACGTTAGCAAGCGAATACAAAGTATCTCCCGAAACGGTTCGCAGAGCGATAAAAATACTTGAGGATGTGGAGATCGTTCAATCTACTAAAGGCAGTGGGATTGTTATCTCTTCTAGGGAGAATGCTTATAAATATATCCACCGTTTTTCTAATATTGAAAGTATTAAAGACCTTGAAAAGCAAATGAATTCGCTAATAACTGAAAGAGTTAAATTGGATGAGCAGTTATTGGCTACGTTAAGAAAAATTATGGATTATTCGGGAAAACTTCGGCATACTAATCCATTAGCTCCAATTGAAGTAGAGGTATTTCCAGGGTGTATACATATTGGAAAAACAATTTCAGAGGTGAAATTTTGGCAGAATACAGGTGGAACGGTGATCGGCATGAAAAGAAAGGGTGAATTGATTATCTCACCCGGACCCTATGCATTAATTATGGAAGGCGATGTACTTCTTGTAATAGGGGATGATAAAAC
The window above is part of the Bacillus sp. SORGH_AS_0510 genome. Proteins encoded here:
- a CDS encoding membrane-spanning protein; amino-acid sequence: MKRKLILILSMAFIIFMISLVLNYLIKGDSSRWQVATGGIFVSALPLLLLFKKNIPFNIPLILGYYLFIFCSLFLGSISSFYLHYKWWDSTLHFYKGIYIALAGITLYKIWIPVKVRDELSKWILSIFVLSLAVLASVIWEVYEFLGDLTPITHTMQRGGNTDTMLDLLCGLAGGLIVAIYSYVRKPNV
- a CDS encoding TrkA C-terminal domain-containing protein; this encodes MQKAQIPTYERIAIDLANRIYDGKFKVGEKIHGRSTLASEYKVSPETVRRAIKILEDVEIVQSTKGSGIVISSRENAYKYIHRFSNIESIKDLEKQMNSLITERVKLDEQLLATLRKIMDYSGKLRHTNPLAPIEVEVFPGCIHIGKTISEVKFWQNTGGTVIGMKRKGELIISPGPYALIMEGDVLLVIGDDKTYDRVLHFIEE